GCTCCAAAGGCAGTCGGCGCATGCATCGTTGACACCCGCACCGGGGAAAGCTAGACTGACGTCGGAACCCCAAGCAAACCTTTCAATTGGAAGCATCACCCATGAGATCTTCACGTTCCGGTATCGACGGCGTACAACATATTCTGCAAAAATGGCTGTCAGCCCGCGGCATGGATACCAAATTCAGCCGATACCGCGTCTGGCAGTTCTGGGAAGCCGTCGTGGGAACGCAAATCGCTGCCCGCGCCAAACCGGTGCGCCTGCGCGGCGCCATTCTCGAGGTACGCGTCGACCACCCGGTATGGATGCAACAGTTACAGCTCATGAAACCCCGCATTCTTGCAAAACTCAATGAACAGCTGGGTGAGCATCTCATCGACGACCTGTTTTTGCGTCATGGGCGAACCGGCACATCCCGAACCGAGTCGGAACAGCACGCGTTACCAAGCAGCTGGCAAAACGCACCTCTGAGCGAAGGCGAACAACGGCACATTGAAGAAACCGTCGCCGGGCTGGCCGATGACGAGATACGCCGGCATCTTCGCCACCTGATGGAAATGCAGGCACGCCTCGACAAGGCCCGCAAAGCCAAAACCGACAAAAAATAAAAAGACGTCAGTCTTCCCCGTAGAACCCCAGAACCTCCTCGGAATACCCTTTGCCGCTCTTGTCATACACGAACAGGGGCGCCTCCAACGCCAACCCCGGAGCACCGCCACGGCGACCTTCGACCAGAATCATCCGTGCCGACTCGCCATACCGGGAATGCACGCAACGCAAACGTTTCGGTTCCAGACCGGCCTGTCTCATTCCTGCCAGCACATCCGTCAGGCGCTCAGCCAGGTGAACCATAAAAAAACGACCACCGGTACCTAGCAGATACGATGCGCAGGCTAAAAAATCGTCCAGCCCGCCATGCAGTTCGTGACGCGCTCTGGCCCGCTCATCACCCGGGGCAAGGCGTCCGGTACCCGGCCGACGGTATGGCGGATTGGTCATGACCACCTGGCACGATTCGGCAGCCAGCACCTCGCGCACAGACCTCACGTCGCGCCGCACGATTTCAACCCGATCCTGCACTCCATTAAGCAACACGCTGCGCCTGGCGCGATCGGCGGATTCCTCCTGAATTTCGACCCCGACGATCCTGCGGGCGTCAGAGGTGCGGGACAGAATCAACGGGATGACACCGCTACCGCAACCGAGGTCGCAGATACGCTCTACCCCCTGGAATCCTGCAAAAGCGCAAAGCAACACCGGATCGAGAGAAAATCGGTATCCACCTTTTTTCTGAAGAATCTTGAGTCCACCAAGACGCAGATCATCGAGGGTTTCGTCGTGATGTATGGGAATATCAACTGCCATAGGAATGCAAACCGGACAACAACAGGTTAACGCCCAGATAACAGAACAGGGTAGCGGCAAAACCGCCGATGGCCAACCAGGCCGTGGCGCGGCCGCTCCAGCCGCGAGTCAGCCGGGCATGCAGAAAAGCGGCATAGATAAACCAGACGATGAGACTCCAGGTTTCCTTCGGATCCCAGCTCCAGTAACGCCCCCAGGCATAGTTGGCCCAGGCGGCGCCGGTAACGATACCGACGGTCCATATGGGAAAACCGATGGCCACCGCGCGATAATTGACATCATCCAGCGTGGCCGGCGAGGGGAACAGGCCCAGAAACCCTTGCCACCTCGAAGAACGACAGGCAGCATCGTGGCTCCGCGCTTTCAGCAAATACATCACCGAAACGCAAAAGGACATGGCAAACGCGCCATAAGCCAGAAAACAGCTGATCACATGGTAGGTTAACCAGCGACTGCGCAGTGCCGGCATAAGGGGCTCTATGGCATCACGCCCTGACAACTGGGCCCACCCCATGCAAACCAGGGCAAGCGGCAGCGCAAACACGCCAAGTACGCGCCGGCGCATCCTGATATCGAGCAACAGATAAGCCAGCACGATGGCCCATCCGAAGAAGACCACGGACTCGTAAAAATTTGCAAAGGGCGCATGACCGACTCCGCCCGGCAACTGGTACGACTCATACCAACGCAAACCGATGCCGGCACCATGGCAGACCAGTCCCAGCCAGGTCAGACCGATACCGGCGCGCCCCAACCCTTCGCGACGCAATCCGGCATAGGCGACCATCAACCAAAATGCTATAAAATAGGCGCTGGTGGCCCCACTGAGCAAATGAAAGCTGGTCATGGCTGTTCCTTGGAAAGATTCCGAAACTCTTGGCACAAAACTTCAAATCGTCCGGAGAAAGCACCCTGCTGGCGGTGGGCGTGTCCGGCCATAAGTACCCGGGTTCCCCCGGCATCACCCTGCAAACGCAACCAGAGTCGCTGATGGGAAAAATAAAAAGCTGCCAGGGTTCCAACCACCAACAGCAGGCACCCCAACCAGACCAGCGGCACCCCAGGATCACGACTGACCTGAAGACCGGTATACCGACACGGCTCGATGGACAGCAACCTAAACACGTACGGCGCCTGAGCTTCCCCCATTAACAAGTCGGGATCCTGAAACGCCATGGCACGCCCGCGTTGACCGTCGGGAGAGGTCAGTTCAAGGCCTGCCGCCGGCCCTTTTCCTTCAAAATCGGAAATGTAACCGGCAACGGCCAAAGCGGTACCGTCCGGCAACAAAACGGACTGACCGTAAACGACCATCAGATCAAAAGGCTCGCCGCCCCCCCTGGGGGTCACGGAAAAACGCAACAGACCGGCATCCGTATCGTAGCCGGACTGATAGAAGGTCAATCCGCGATAACGCAAGGGATGATTAACCCGTACCGGAACCCGCACATGCCCGGGTACCTCTCGCCCGTCTTCAAGAATAGTCAGCAGACTGCGGAATTCACGTGGCTGATAGCCGTTAGCATAATAGTCGATGACAAATTGGTCGCAGCGCACACTGAACCCCAGCGGCCTCACGCCCTCCCCTCCCACCAAGGGCAGATGAGCGACGGCCTGCCCTTCGGCAATGGTCAGATAACCGCGATAGCCCCACTTACCGCCAACCACACCGCCGAGCAATATGATCAAAATCGCAAGATGGGTAACGTAGGCACCAAGCCGCGCCCAGGAATGACGTTGAACAAACAACCAGACGGTACCATCCTTTTGACTGCGGCGTACTGTGCCGAACCGCCCCCGCAGCACCTCCGACAATCGCCGCGTCACCACCTCGGGACATCGTGAATCCAACCAGTTGCAGTGCAGGGGACGACTCTGCAGCCAGCGATCCTCAGGCATCAACTGCGGGCAGAAGATCTGCCTCCATACTCCGGGCAGACGATGAACCGAACAGGCCGAAAGGTTGAGCGCGAACAGCCCCAGCAGTCCGTAAAACCACCAGGAATGATACATGTTATCAAGCTGCAAGATGCGGATAATACGAACGGCGACAGGGCCAAGGCGCTGATGATATTCAGCAAGGGGAAGGTTCTGCGGCAACAGGGTCCCGAGAACGGAACTGCCGGCCAGCAGGAACAGTGAAACAAGGGTGAGTTTCAGGGAACGCAGGCCGTTCCACAGGACCACATGCAAGGGTGAGGAAGTTCCGGAAGACATGATCGCTCCTGTCCTGCGACACGGTAGGTTCGAAGGGTTGCGCCGGAACCAGGGGGCCGCCATCCGGCTATTACCGCATGGCAGCCCTTCAGACCGGATCGGGTATCAAAACCCGTCGCGCACCAGACGCTCCTGCAGCGCCTCGGCTTTAGCCTCGACACCGGCAGCGAGTTCCTGTTTGAATGTTTCGAGCTTTTCGATCATAACCGGATCGCTGCCGGCAATGATCTGTGCGGCAAAAATGCCTGCATTGCGCGCCCCGGCCTTGCCGATGGCCATAGTCGCCACCGGGATGCCGGCAGGCATCTGCACGGTCGCCAGCAGAGCATCAAGCCCTTTGAGAGCCGAAGCGTCGATCGGCACCCCGATCACCGGCAGCGTCGACTCGGCGGCGACAACGCCGGCCAGATGCGCTGCGGCGCCGGCACCGACAATCAGCACCCGCACCCCGCGCTGGCGGGCAGTGCGGGAATATTCGGCCGTACGCTGGGGAGAACGATGCGCGCTTGATACCGTCATCTCAAAAGGGATGTCAAAACGCTGCAGAGCGCGGGCTGCTTCGACCATGATATCGTAGTCGCTGTCGCTGCCCATGAGGATCCCAACCAGCGGCTTGTCATTCATAATAAAGTCTCCTGCAAACTCATTGATGTAAAAGCTAAAAATTTGGAACCACTGAACTCGAAGCGGCCGTAGGAACTACCGGTCCCATAAAGCGGATTAAAACCGCTCCTGCTATCGCTTACCGGTTCAGCGCCTTGCGACCGATATCGCTTCGATAATGAACATCCTTCCAGTTGATGGTCTTGACTCCCTGGTAGGCGCGCTCGATAGCTTCCGCTACGGTGGTGCCGAGCCCGGTCACACCGAG
This DNA window, taken from Syntrophotalea carbinolica DSM 2380, encodes the following:
- the ccsB gene encoding c-type cytochrome biogenesis protein CcsB, with product MTSFHLLSGATSAYFIAFWLMVAYAGLRREGLGRAGIGLTWLGLVCHGAGIGLRWYESYQLPGGVGHAPFANFYESVVFFGWAIVLAYLLLDIRMRRRVLGVFALPLALVCMGWAQLSGRDAIEPLMPALRSRWLTYHVISCFLAYGAFAMSFCVSVMYLLKARSHDAACRSSRWQGFLGLFPSPATLDDVNYRAVAIGFPIWTVGIVTGAAWANYAWGRYWSWDPKETWSLIVWFIYAAFLHARLTRGWSGRATAWLAIGGFAATLFCYLGVNLLLSGLHSYGS
- the resB gene encoding cytochrome c biogenesis protein ResB; its protein translation is MSSGTSSPLHVVLWNGLRSLKLTLVSLFLLAGSSVLGTLLPQNLPLAEYHQRLGPVAVRIIRILQLDNMYHSWWFYGLLGLFALNLSACSVHRLPGVWRQIFCPQLMPEDRWLQSRPLHCNWLDSRCPEVVTRRLSEVLRGRFGTVRRSQKDGTVWLFVQRHSWARLGAYVTHLAILIILLGGVVGGKWGYRGYLTIAEGQAVAHLPLVGGEGVRPLGFSVRCDQFVIDYYANGYQPREFRSLLTILEDGREVPGHVRVPVRVNHPLRYRGLTFYQSGYDTDAGLLRFSVTPRGGGEPFDLMVVYGQSVLLPDGTALAVAGYISDFEGKGPAAGLELTSPDGQRGRAMAFQDPDLLMGEAQAPYVFRLLSIEPCRYTGLQVSRDPGVPLVWLGCLLLVVGTLAAFYFSHQRLWLRLQGDAGGTRVLMAGHAHRQQGAFSGRFEVLCQEFRNLSKEQP
- a CDS encoding tRNA1(Val) (adenine(37)-N6)-methyltransferase, with amino-acid sequence MAVDIPIHHDETLDDLRLGGLKILQKKGGYRFSLDPVLLCAFAGFQGVERICDLGCGSGVIPLILSRTSDARRIVGVEIQEESADRARRSVLLNGVQDRVEIVRRDVRSVREVLAAESCQVVMTNPPYRRPGTGRLAPGDERARARHELHGGLDDFLACASYLLGTGGRFFMVHLAERLTDVLAGMRQAGLEPKRLRCVHSRYGESARMILVEGRRGGAPGLALEAPLFVYDKSGKGYSEEVLGFYGED
- a CDS encoding DUF721 domain-containing protein; translated protein: MRSSRSGIDGVQHILQKWLSARGMDTKFSRYRVWQFWEAVVGTQIAARAKPVRLRGAILEVRVDHPVWMQQLQLMKPRILAKLNEQLGEHLIDDLFLRHGRTGTSRTESEQHALPSSWQNAPLSEGEQRHIEETVAGLADDEIRRHLRHLMEMQARLDKARKAKTDKK
- the purE gene encoding 5-(carboxyamino)imidazole ribonucleotide mutase, coding for MNDKPLVGILMGSDSDYDIMVEAARALQRFDIPFEMTVSSAHRSPQRTAEYSRTARQRGVRVLIVGAGAAAHLAGVVAAESTLPVIGVPIDASALKGLDALLATVQMPAGIPVATMAIGKAGARNAGIFAAQIIAGSDPVMIEKLETFKQELAAGVEAKAEALQERLVRDGF